Below is a genomic region from Syntrophales bacterium.
GAGAAACTGCTGAAACATATTTTTGACAGTGGTGTTTTTCATAAACCGCTACAAAGGTTTCAAAAAGACATGCCTAAGGGGTTTTTCCCCTACGAAAGGCTTTAGGGGGGCATATAAAGATTTTTCATTGAGGCATTGTCAGGATAGCATCTCCCTCCCCAATTATTTCAGGATCCTGGGGGCGGCCAAGTGACTTGCGTGATACGGCGTTAACCTCCGAATCAGTCCAGGTAAAGGCTTCTCTCAGACTGATAAGCCCGTCCCCGTCAGCATCGACCCCTTCTTCACCGTTCAGGGCCCTTGTGAAATAATATGTGAACAGACCGAGGTTTTTCTTCTGGAAACTGTTGGCATAATTGTCACCGCTGGTCGCCGTTACCCACCACGTTTTTTTCGGCGACTTTGAAACAACGTTGAAATCCCTGGGAACGACGGCAAGTGCTTTTACGTCTTTAGGCATAAGACTGCGGCCTGGTTTGCCGCTGAAACAGGAGTCAAGGACTACAATCCAGTTACCGCTCACATTTGAGAGGACTTCCCGAAGTGTTGATATTTTTATGCCAGTGTGCTCCATACTGCTTTCCTTTGCATCATAGGGAACAATGACAGAGTCAACGATTTTTCCGTTTTTCATAATCGGTGCCCCGTGTCCGGAGAAGTATAAAATGGCTGTTTCCGTTTCCTCTGTCGTGGCCATTTTGAGTTTCGCCAAATTATCCATTATTTCACTACGTGTCGCCTTTTCGTTAGTAAGGAGGGTTATGTTCTCTTCCGGGATACCGGAAGCTCTTGCGAAAGAGGCAAGATGTTTCGCATCGGAGGTGGCATTGCTTACTTGTTGGATAGAGGCGTCCTTAAAATTACCAACTGCCACAGACAGTATCCTCGTATTTTTGGGTGCTCGCCACGAGGAGGAAACTTTTACTTTAGGATACGAAGATTCATCAACTTTTTTCTCGGCGCGCCTCTGTTCAGGTTTCTTTTCCTTAAGCTCCCGCTGTTCTTCTTCTCTCCGCCATTTTTCTTCTTCCAGACGGTTTTGTCGCTCCATCTCCTTCTGCCATTTTTCTTCTTCCATCTTTAATCTTGCTGCTTCCAGACGTTTTTCACGCTCTTCTTCTCTCCGCCATTTTTCTTCCTCCAGGCGGTCTTGACGCTCCATCTCCTTCTGCCATTTTTCTTCTTCCAGACGCCTCTGGCGCTCTTCTTCCCTCTGCAGCCTCTCCTCTTCCAAGCGCCTTTCAGGCTCTCCCGCTAATCGCCATCTTTCTGCTTCCAGATGTCGTTGGCGCTCTATTGCCCTCTGGGCAATCCCGGCTTCTATTTGTCGCTGACGTTCTATTGCCCAGCGCCTTCTTTCAGCTTGCAGGCGTCTCTGCTGTTCTAACTGTCTTTGTTTTCTCTGCGCTTCGAGCCGCCTTTGTTGTTCTAACTGTATTCGTTTTCTCTGCGGTTCAAGCCGTCGCTGCTGCTCTAACTGCTTTTGTTTTCTTTGCGCTTCGAACCGTCTTTGCTGTTCTATCTGCTTTTGTTTTCTCTGCGCT
It encodes:
- a CDS encoding caspase family protein, translated to MPRRYFHFWLLFISLALIFPPNISAAFRQVENDQSYASDREPSGEIILAQRRDDWRRRQQIEQQRRIQAERRRRQQIEQQRRIQAERKQRQLEQQRRLEPQRKQRQLEQQRRLEAQRKQKQIEQQRRFEAQRKQKQLEQQRRLEPQRKRIQLEQQRRLEAQRKQRQLEQQRRLQAERRRWAIERQRQIEAGIAQRAIERQRHLEAERWRLAGEPERRLEEERLQREEERQRRLEEEKWQKEMERQDRLEEEKWRREEEREKRLEAARLKMEEEKWQKEMERQNRLEEEKWRREEEQRELKEKKPEQRRAEKKVDESSYPKVKVSSSWRAPKNTRILSVAVGNFKDASIQQVSNATSDAKHLASFARASGIPEENITLLTNEKATRSEIMDNLAKLKMATTEETETAILYFSGHGAPIMKNGKIVDSVIVPYDAKESSMEHTGIKISTLREVLSNVSGNWIVVLDSCFSGKPGRSLMPKDVKALAVVPRDFNVVSKSPKKTWWVTATSGDNYANSFQKKNLGLFTYYFTRALNGEEGVDADGDGLISLREAFTWTDSEVNAVSRKSLGRPQDPEIIGEGDAILTMPQ